A part of Biomphalaria glabrata chromosome 3, xgBioGlab47.1, whole genome shotgun sequence genomic DNA contains:
- the LOC129925317 gene encoding uncharacterized protein LOC129925317 — protein sequence MCAPMDILTDLQSDTSFAFNFHSSSCKDMENHPITECFDTTFSSINGADIAEVSELDSTQVLFDISSEDAYFEDDYLQDFSSPESKSTMFSKTNSEYTILANLFCITHEDEDKFYNLDSLLQDSFSDLQPVFPPKLNCELLSVSIPFDASYCLTEKSQVRSIKSTRRKHNSEPDRSSNKLTVTCCKETQTDAIETDVLMVETLSIDSDFGLKIAFDCSLIDNSICIEDTDVGLANYISSKMAHEELRNNEMCIENVSFAEENGNVSDLFSLECCPISTSPHCIMPLSCSCERIKSNDNHNSCLPHLDLHNKCSQHGCYQSSSHSAGPFETIGIQDSSSPRGNCQTCSVSSCHSKKLGLISNENNNKGQTYSCFSNSGRTNVGVMTDFIGHRCNPVICCDSYCLSACSKILQINRKKRYKFEMFTVKYMIDSYSKFHKLKMKHRNITVANSDSSQCYKHHLFKNF from the exons ATGTGTGCACCAATGGATATTCTAACAGACCTTCAGAGTGATACTTCATTTGCCTTTAATTTTCATAGTAGTTCCTGTAAAG ACATGGAAAACCATCCTATCACAGAATGCTTTGACACAACTTTTTCCAGCATCAATGGAGCAGACATTGCAGAAGTGTCAGAACTTGATTCTACACAAGTTCTTTTTGATATCTCATCAGAGGATGCTTACTTTGAAGATGATTACTTGCAGGACTTCAGCTCTCCAGAATCTAAGTCAACTATGTTTAGTAAGACAAATTCAGAATACACAATATTAGCAAATCTTTTTTGTATTACACATGAGGATGAGGACAAGTTTTACAATTTGGACAGTTTATTACAAGATTCTTTCAGTGACCTTCAGCCAGTATTCCCTCCTAAGCTGAATTGTGAACTTCTTTCTGTAAGCATACCATTTGATGCCAGTTACTGTTTAACAGAAAAATCTCAAGTCCGCAGCATTAAGTCTACCAGAAGAAAACACAACTCTGAACCAGACAGATCATCCAACAAGTTGACTGTCACATGCTGTAAAGAAACACAAACTGATGCCATTGAAACAGATGTCTTGATGGTGGAAACTTTATCTATAGATTCTGATTTTGGACTGAAGATTGCTTTTGACTGTTCTTTAATTGATAACAGTATTTGCATTGAAGATACTGATGTTGGTCTGGCTAACTATATATCCAGTAAAATGGCTCATGAAGAGTTAAGGAATAATGAAATGTGTATTGAAAATGTATCATTTGCAGAAGAAAATGGGAATGTGTCAGATTTATTCTCTTTAGAATGCTGTCCAATATCTACATCACCACACTGCATCATGCCTTTATCTTGCAGCTGTGAGAGAATTAAATCTAATGACAATCACAATTCTTGCTTACCACATTTAGACCTTCATAACAAATGTTCACAACATGGATGCTACCAAAGCTCATCACATTCTGCAGGCCCCTTTGAGACCATTGGCATTCAAGACTCTTCTAGTCCTCGTGGAAACTGTCAGACTTGCTCAGTATCTTCATGCCATTCCAAAAAACTTGGTTTGATTTCCAATGAGAACAATAATAAAGGGCAAACATATTCCTGCTTTTCCAATTCAGGCCGAACAAATGTTGGTGTTATGACAGATTTTATTGGACATAGATGTAACCCTGTCATCTGTTGTGATTCCTATTGCCTGAGTGCATGTTCAAAGATATTGCAAATAAACAGGAAAAAAAGGTAcaaatttgaaatgtttacagTTAAATACATGATTGACAGCTACTCAAAATTTcacaaattaaaaatgaaacacagaAATATCACTGTTGCcaattcagactcttcacaatgtTATAAACATCACctgtttaaaaacttttaa
- the LOC106055914 gene encoding exonuclease 1-like, which translates to MGIQGLLPFLKKIHKPVNIAEFQGCTVAIDAYCWLHKGAFSCADKLALGEKTEQYVYYCMKYVEYMLKNNLKPILVFDGCHLKSKADVEKTRRERRELHRKKAAQFLREGKKAEAKECLQRCVDITPQMALQLINACRDRGVDCIVAPYEADAQLAFLNLKGIAQIIVTEDSDLLLFGCDKIIFKMDFFGNGTLIEKSRLNEVLSMQSGVYTFEKFRQMCILSGCDYLASLPGIGLGKAGKVFKTARQTDLTQLLKKLPTYLKMNLTVPEDYIEGFIKAENTFLYQLVYDPLKRKLCPLNPYPPGIKAEDLDYAGQYLPDDLAFQIAIGNIDIHDHKSIAYFDPDTFQPKNAKKPTSYHELSIWNKLYRVKGASPCKPLQEMMPSLHDKVQTIKVQPFKRSPRKRKQKVSVSEAPDLKTDEELLSEYCHNENEIPSPKKRKVISEVDTLPETSTQLTSEKIEERISALTSTPKKLVSPILHKDFDDDKGSSTECDEEGESLTAANIGEEVFKSNDASIENAALTPTKGRNVFARNNPTSEQPKFSLDSFAVEVKSRYFHKTSHSATTQAKKTSPLLRTQQGLKNSKSPAKNTLQQMFKASIKQQKESEGDTTLSDDKPQSSPSDGDNNFLSARDSFKSLKNISTFSQSCKSSIDADKKTTKQETRESPILNRFQSSFSQTNNKGKPSSSSSAFSWSQSKANANLTKSGEKDVKLDIASSNDRLHMSKGLMKYCKTGTNNTGTPKLLTLSKFFQSKSNQSDPNSFSVKRNLLENQTLIEAVKSERLPLVSDLKEVSSQATLSASDDVLELKSLSYDDYLKSVVSRETSESCHQDSENICFDLLPDVTRNEPLNNTSSTEDLSSQTSSVTSTSVGSASDVIDLTQDDKTHKKTQLSEKSGLAKCRVPGLSRKKKQAKTTTKTTAKMAQQMSIKDLMCKFQYSKTSESQSSSKESTLTCNDDISDNEDLTPNNTADLLEVTKVQRKLYL; encoded by the exons ATGGGCATTCAAGGTTTGCTACCATTCCTGAAGAAAATACACAAGCCTGTTAACATAGCTGAATTCCAAGGATGCACGGTTGCCATAGATGCCTATTGCTGGCTTCACAAAGGGGCATTCTCTTGTGCTGACAAATTAGCTCTTGGAGAAAAAACAGAGCA GTATGTTTACTATTGCATGAAGTATGTTGAGTACATGTTGAAGAACAATCTGAAACCCATTCTTGTATTTGATGGCTGCCATCTCAAGTCTAAAGCTGATGTAGagaaaactagaagaga GAGGAGAGAACTCCATCGCAAAAAAGCGGCTCAATTCTTAAGggaaggtaaaaaggcagaAGCTAAGGAATGTTTACAGAGATGTGTTGACATAACACCACAGATGGCACTTCAGCTTATAAAT GCATGTCGGGATAGAGGTGTGGATTGTATTGTTGCTCCCTATGAAGCTGATGCTCAACTAGCATTCTTGAACTTGAAGGGTATTGCTCAAATTATAGTCACTGAAGATTCTGATTTGCTGCTGTTTGGATGTGATAAG attatttttaaaatggattttttCGGTAATGGAACCTTAATTGAGAAATCTCGTCTGAATGAGGTCCTATCAATGCAAAGTGgtgtctacacatttgaaaaatTTCGTCAGATGTGTATACTGTCTGGCTGTGATTATCTTGCATCTCTACCTGGTATAGGACTTGGTAAAGCTGGAAAAGTTTTCAAAACTGCCAGACAGACTGATCTTACTCAG CTCTTAAAGAAGCTACCAACTTACTTAAAGATGAACTTGACAGTGCCAGAGGATTACATTGAAGGATTCATCAAAGCAGAGAATACTTTTCTATATCAACTTGTATATGACCCCCTGAAGCGCAAACTTTGCCCACTCAACCCTTATCCCCCAGGCATAAAAGCTGAAGACCTTGATTATGCTGGACA ATATTTGCCAGATGATTTGGCTTTTCAAATAGCTATTGGTAACATAGACATCCATGATCATAAGAGTATAGCTTACTTTGATCCAGACACATTTCAG CCCAAAAATGCTAAAAAGCCAACATCATATCATGAgcttagcatatggaacaagttGTATAGAGTTAAAGGTGCGTCGCCGTGTAAGCCTTTACAAGAGATGATGCCTTCTCTCCATGATAAAGTGCAGACTATAAAAGTTCAACCATTCAAAAGAAgcccaagaaaaagaaaacaaaaag TTTCAGTGTCAGAGGCTCCAGATTTAAAAACTGACGAAGAATTGCTGTCTGAATATTGCCATAATGAAAATGAGATTCCAAGTCCCAAAAAAAGGAAAGTAATAAGTGAAGTGGACACATTGCCAGAGACATCTACACAGCTAACCAGTGAGAAGATTGAGGAGAGAATTTCAGCACTTACTAGCACACCCAAGAAGCTTGTTTCTCCAATTCTACACAAAGACTTTGATGACGATAAAGGCAGCAGTACTGAGTGTGATGAAGAAGGAGAATCTTTGACAGCTGCAAACATAGGCGAGGAAGTGTTCAAGTCAAACGATGCCAGCATAGAAAATGCTGCTCTCACTCCAACGAAAGGCAGGAATGTTTTTGCTAGAAATAATCCAACAAGTGAACAGCCAAAATTCAGTTTAGATTCGTTTGCTGTTGAGGTTAAAAGCAG ATATTTTCACAAAACTAGTCATTCAGCAACAACTCAAGCTAAAAAAACATCACCTTTGTTACGGACACAACAAGGGTTGAAGAATTCCAAGTCCCCTGCTAAGAATACCCTACAACAGATGTTTAAGGCATCCATAAAACAACAGAAAGAAAGTGAAGGGGACACAACTCTGTCAGATGATAAACCTCAGAGTTCGCCGTCTGATGGGGATAACAATTTCCTAAGTGCAAGAGActcttttaaaagtttaaagaaTATTTCTACATTTTCACAGTCTTGTAAATCTAGTATAGATGCAGACAAAAAAACTACCAAGCAAGAAACAAGGGAATCGCCAATCTTAAATAGGTTTCAGTCCAGCTTCTcccaaacaaacaacaaagggAAACCATCTTCTTCCAGTTCTGCTTTTAGTTGGTCACAAAGCAAAGCCAATGCCAACTTGACCAAGTCTGGGGAAAAAGATGTTAAGTTAGACATAGCTTCATCCAATGATAGGCTTCATATGAGTAAAGGCTTAATGAAATATTGTAAAACAGGAACTAATAATACTGGTACCCCAAAGTTGTTAACACTGTCTAAATTTTTTCAGTCTAAATCAAATCAATCTGATCCAAACTCATTCTCTGTCAAAAGAAATCTGCTTGAAAACCAAACACTTATTGAAGCTGTCAAGTCTGAGAGATTGCCTCTAGTGAGTGATTTGAAGGAAGTTAGTTCTCAAGCCACTTTGAGTGCCTCAGATGACGTCTTAGAACTTAAGTCACTATCATACGATGATTACTTGAAATCTGTTGTCTCCAGGGAAACTTCTGAGAGTTGTCATCAAGATAGTGAAAATATTTGCTTTGATTTGCTTCCAGATG TAACAAGGAATGAGCCACTCAACAACACAAGCTCTACAGAAGATTTATCAAGCCAGACAAGTTCAGTTACCAGCACGTCTGTTGGAAGTGCTTCAGATGTTATTGATCTCACACAAGACGACAAG ACACACAAGAAAACCCAACTCTCTGAGAAATCAG GTTTGGCTAAATGTAGAGTGCCTGGATTGTCTCGTAAAAAGAAACAAGCTAAAACCACAActaaaacaacagcaaaaatgGCTCAGCAAATGTCTATTAAAGACTTGATGTGCAAATTTCAATACAGCAAAACAAG TGAATCTCAAAGCAGTAGTAAAGAATCAACCCTAACATGCAATGATGACATCTCTGACAATGAGGACCTAACTCCAAACAATACTGCAGATCTACTGGAAGTGACAAAAGTTCAGAGAAAACTTTACCTGTag